From a single uncultured Fibrobacter sp. genomic region:
- a CDS encoding EAL domain-containing response regulator codes for MRSFKSRQNIMVIEDNQDCQEILQNVLEESYNITVVSNTQEALLLLMDAPTTYSLILLELDLPDSACINFLKQRNNQTFLQSIPVIVITGDGNDNGCYKLGADEFIRKPLNTPDIILARCVRTMALFENKNLVQQTERDKLSGLYTIDYFFEYLKQIIPLDMGSDRDAIVIDIEHFRLINEIYGRSVGDQILADIGNYLQQILTTLNAIACRAGADVFYVYCIHQESYQELQEDLQDILAHHVKVNNIRARVGVWQFVERGVTDPETWFDRAKSACDRISGNFTVSVATYNSGLHTKHLREERLIRDIYEAIEHKDLKVYYQPKYAIQGDKPHLRSAEALIRWIHPTLGFISPADFIPLFESNGLIQMVDYYVWKEAAAQIRRWKDEYDFTVPVSVNVSRIDIYDPDLENKFCNILKENNLSPSEYMIEITESAYAENAQGLIEVLESMRQKGFKIEMDDFGTGYSSLGMLTEIPIDILKIDMSFVRSMEKHEKNKRMVELIIDIAKFLKVPCVAEGVETESQLRALRRMGCDVIQGYFFSKPVSPEDFVKFIEKEKSLWTK; via the coding sequence ATGCGGTCGTTTAAATCCAGACAGAATATCATGGTAATCGAAGATAATCAAGATTGCCAGGAAATTTTGCAAAATGTTTTAGAGGAATCCTACAACATTACTGTTGTCAGCAACACACAAGAAGCGTTGCTTTTGTTAATGGATGCCCCCACGACTTATTCCCTTATTCTGCTGGAGCTGGACCTCCCCGACAGCGCCTGTATCAATTTTTTAAAGCAAAGAAATAACCAGACTTTCTTGCAGAGCATTCCCGTCATCGTCATTACTGGGGACGGCAATGACAACGGATGTTACAAACTGGGCGCAGACGAGTTCATACGAAAGCCCCTAAACACCCCCGACATCATTCTCGCCCGCTGCGTGCGCACCATGGCCCTGTTCGAAAACAAGAACCTGGTGCAACAGACCGAAAGGGACAAGCTCTCGGGGCTTTATACCATTGATTATTTCTTTGAATACCTGAAGCAGATTATCCCGCTAGACATGGGGTCTGACCGCGACGCTATCGTTATTGACATCGAGCATTTCCGCCTGATTAACGAAATTTACGGGCGCAGTGTCGGCGACCAGATTCTTGCAGATATCGGTAATTACCTACAACAGATTCTGACGACCCTGAATGCCATTGCCTGCCGTGCGGGCGCAGACGTTTTCTACGTCTACTGCATTCACCAGGAAAGCTACCAAGAACTTCAAGAGGATCTTCAAGACATTCTTGCCCACCATGTCAAGGTCAACAATATCCGAGCCCGAGTGGGCGTATGGCAATTCGTGGAACGAGGCGTAACCGACCCCGAAACATGGTTTGACCGAGCCAAGAGCGCTTGCGACCGCATTAGCGGAAACTTTACGGTTTCAGTAGCCACATACAACAGCGGCCTGCATACCAAGCACCTCCGCGAAGAACGTTTGATCAGGGATATTTACGAAGCCATCGAACACAAGGACCTGAAGGTCTACTACCAGCCCAAGTACGCCATTCAGGGCGACAAGCCGCACCTACGCAGCGCCGAAGCTCTTATCCGCTGGATTCACCCGACTCTTGGCTTTATCAGCCCGGCCGACTTTATTCCGCTGTTTGAATCAAACGGTCTGATTCAGATGGTAGACTACTACGTATGGAAAGAGGCTGCCGCCCAAATCCGCCGCTGGAAAGACGAATACGACTTTACCGTTCCCGTATCGGTAAACGTATCACGTATCGACATTTACGATCCGGATCTTGAAAACAAGTTCTGCAACATTTTGAAAGAGAACAACCTTTCGCCTAGCGAATACATGATCGAGATTACCGAAAGCGCCTACGCCGAAAACGCACAGGGCTTAATCGAAGTTCTCGAAAGCATGCGACAAAAAGGGTTCAAAATCGAAATGGACGACTTTGGCACCGGTTATTCTTCGCTCGGCATGCTGACCGAAATTCCTATCGACATTCTAAAGATCGATATGTCTTTTGTCCGCAGCATGGAAAAGCATGAAAAGAACAAGCGAATGGTGGAACTGATCATTGACATCGCCAAGTTCTTGAAGGTTCCTTGCGTTGCCGAAGGCGTTGAGACGGAATCCCAATTGCGAGCCCTCAGAAGAATGGGTTGTGACGTGATTCAGGGATATTTCTTCTCGAAGCCGGTATCCCCCGAAGATTTCGTGAAGTTTATTGAAAAAGAAAAGAGCCTGTGGACTAAGTAA
- a CDS encoding MauE/DoxX family redox-associated membrane protein, whose amino-acid sequence MKKTIISAVLLVVASILVAIGVAEISFPESFLTFTDQDWLIDIWPKAYRYNIHVGLAAIIIATGICFPAYRLQKDFAIRALETLFRVGIGGMFIFASIYKIQDPHQFAVLVAQYQFFPALHLESVNNFFALLYPQFEFWFGLAMIVTPFVRESAFAIFWMFVSFIIALTWALGNDLGITCGCFELEDGDAHDKAEAWTSLIRDLILIWPTLWLATRKNHSLIKVWRNK is encoded by the coding sequence ATGAAGAAGACGATTATTTCTGCAGTACTGCTCGTTGTAGCCTCGATTCTTGTGGCCATCGGTGTCGCCGAGATTTCGTTCCCGGAATCTTTCTTGACTTTTACCGACCAAGATTGGCTGATTGACATTTGGCCCAAGGCTTACCGCTACAACATTCATGTGGGACTTGCCGCCATTATCATCGCCACGGGCATTTGTTTTCCGGCTTACCGCCTGCAAAAAGACTTCGCCATCCGTGCACTCGAAACCTTGTTCCGCGTGGGCATCGGCGGCATGTTCATTTTTGCTAGCATCTACAAGATTCAGGACCCGCACCAGTTTGCGGTTCTGGTGGCGCAGTACCAGTTCTTCCCCGCTTTGCACTTGGAAAGCGTGAACAATTTCTTTGCGCTGCTTTACCCGCAGTTTGAATTCTGGTTTGGCCTCGCCATGATTGTAACGCCATTCGTGCGTGAATCGGCCTTCGCCATTTTCTGGATGTTCGTGAGCTTCATCATCGCCCTCACTTGGGCCTTGGGCAACGACCTCGGAATCACTTGCGGCTGCTTTGAACTTGAAGACGGCGACGCCCACGACAAGGCCGAAGCCTGGACAAGCCTGATTCGCGACCTGATTTTGATTTGGCCCACACTCTGGCTTGCCACGCGCAAAAACCACAGCCTGATCAAGGTGTGGCGCAATAAATAA